From a single Papaver somniferum cultivar HN1 unplaced genomic scaffold, ASM357369v1 unplaced-scaffold_19, whole genome shotgun sequence genomic region:
- the LOC113338307 gene encoding 60S ribosomal protein L36a has translation MVNVPKTKNTYCKNKECRKHTLHKVTQYKKGKDSLAAQGKRRYDRKQSGYGGQTKPVFHKKAKTTKKIVLRLQCQSCKHMSQHAIKRCKHFEIGGDKKGKGTSLF, from the exons ATG GTGAACGTTCCCAAGACAAAGAACACATACTGCAAGAACAAGGAATGCAGGAAGCACACCCTGCACAAGGTTACCCAATACAAGAAGGGTAAGGACAGTCTTGCTGCACAAGGAAAGCGTCGTTATGACCGTAAACAATCAGGATACGGAGGACAGACAAAACCCGTCTTTCACAAGAAG GCCAAGACTACCAAGAAGATTGTGTTGAGGCTTCAATGCCAAAGCTGCAAGCATATGTCTCAGCATGCTATCAAG AGATGCAAGCATTTTGAAATCGGTGGAGACAAGAAGGGAAAGGGAACATCTCTCTTTTAG
- the LOC113338500 gene encoding uncharacterized protein LOC113338500 has protein sequence MPIFTDNNMPMNVCDLMNSEGNWDMNVIIKYIDNSSHNAINSVTINLCLHDRIRWKSTISRNLTTKSVYNFLNNLTIDKDESRFWKQIWNLNILPKVNMFCWKVVSNALALGKNMSKYVKDFKPYCLLCDSHDIEDEMHLFVNCLFSRNIWDAFELNNIYNYRGNQDITHWFKFWLNNKVFNGKHNLISSIIWSIWKFRNSVQFDKAVPNVHKLIDLVKVSHQKFNIPWDSKTSHDFVIAKMLHNDNPTDGRCTYDWFIHFDASFLEDDFSMGYAISILDKTGDRKQCRAGCSWASCPLEAEAKEGIEALRWVKDLNLNNCCIIKDCQTLMKLMKGGPEIQPWRS, from the coding sequence ATGCCGATCTTTACTGACAATAATATGCCTATGAATGTGTGTGATCTAATGAATTCAGAAGGGAACTGGGATATGAATGTTATTATCAAGTATATTGATAACTCTTCTCATAATGCTATTAACTCTGTAACTATTAATCTTTGCTTGCATGATAGAATTAGATGGAAATCTACTATTTCTAGAAATTTGACTACTAAGTCTGTTTACAATTTCTTGAATAATCTAACTATTGATAAGGATGAATCAAGATTTTGGAAACAAATTTGGAACCTTAATATTCTTCCTAAAGTAAATATGTTTTGCTGGAAAGTGGTGTCTAATGCTCTTGCTTTAGGGAAAAACATGTCCAAGTATGTTAAGGATTTTAAGccttattgtttgctttgtgattcTCATGACATTGAAGATGAAATGCATCTGTTTGTTAATTGCCTGTTTTCTAGAAATATTTGGGATGCTTTTGAACTTAATAACATCTATAACTATAGAGGAAATCAGGATATTACACATTGGTTTAAATTTTGGTTGAACAATAAAGTTTTCAATGGCAAACACAACTTAATTTCGTCCATCATCTGGTCCATTTGGAAGTTTAGAAATAGTGTGCAGTTTGATAAGGCAGTGCCTAATGTGCATAAGCTAATTGATTTAGTTAAAGTTTCCCACCAAAAGTTCAATATTCCATGGGACAGCAAAACTAGTCATGATTTTGTCATAGCTAAGATGTTACACAATGATAATCCCACAGATGGAAGATGCACTTATGATTGGTTTATTCATTTTGATGCATCCTTTCTTGAAGATGACTTTTCTATGGGTTACGCAATCTCAATTCTGGATAAAACAGGAGACAGGAAGCAGTGTCGAGCAGGTTGCAGCTGGGCTTCATGCCCATTAGAGGCAGAAGCAAAAGAAGGAATCGAGGCTCTTAGGTGGGTGAAGGATTTGAATCTCAATAATTGCTGCATAATTAAGGACTGTCAAACATTAATGAAGCTGATGAAAGGAGGTCCAGAAATTCAACCTTGGAGGTCTTAG